A single region of the Hyalangium ruber genome encodes:
- a CDS encoding tetratricopeptide repeat protein, with protein MRRVLGCIAVVVLCCAASTAAGEAQPDARVQEAQKAFDEATALDKAGKYPEAVARGEQALALREAVFGSTHLEVASCLHLLGKLQRIQGNFDVRARRAPLRLRDDLGRPRRVGAERTTTRRKDEP; from the coding sequence ATGCGACGAGTGCTCGGATGCATCGCGGTGGTGGTCCTGTGTTGTGCAGCCAGTACGGCGGCTGGAGAGGCGCAACCGGATGCGCGGGTGCAGGAGGCGCAAAAGGCCTTTGACGAGGCGACAGCGCTCGACAAGGCAGGCAAGTACCCCGAGGCCGTGGCGCGGGGCGAACAGGCGCTCGCGCTGCGGGAGGCGGTGTTCGGAAGCACGCACCTGGAAGTCGCTAGCTGTCTGCACCTGCTCGGCAAACTGCAACGGATTCAGGGCAACTTTGACGTAAGAGCTCGCCGTGCCCCCCTCCGGCTCAGAGATGACCTGGGCCGCCCGCGCAGAGTGGGTGCAGAACGGACGACCACGCGGCGAAAAGACGAGCCTTGA